A single genomic interval of bacterium harbors:
- a CDS encoding radical SAM protein: MKQVFNYIYGPVPSWRLGSSLGIDLLSQKEKICNFNCVYCQLGSAVKYTVERKIYVPVGKVIEELESMPNTKIDYITFSGRGEPILAKNLGEAIKAIKLSRKVPVAVLTNSTLLYNDEVKKELSLADFVVAKLDAFSTESLQEINRSAKAIKFKSILEGIREFKKGYQGKLALQIMFIEQNKKHASEIARIAREINPDEVQINTPLRPCRVNPLPKQELDKIKTYFEGLNVVSVYEAEIKKVKPVSNKDTLKRRGKV, translated from the coding sequence ATGAAACAGGTATTTAATTATATTTATGGTCCGGTGCCTTCTTGGAGATTAGGAAGCTCTTTGGGTATAGATTTGCTCTCACAGAAAGAAAAAATTTGTAATTTTAATTGTGTTTATTGTCAGCTTGGCTCTGCGGTAAAATATACGGTTGAAAGGAAGATTTATGTTCCTGTTGGAAAGGTTATTGAAGAATTGGAATCAATGCCTAATACAAAAATAGATTATATTACTTTTTCCGGAAGAGGAGAACCAATTTTGGCGAAAAATTTAGGAGAGGCAATAAAAGCAATAAAATTAAGTCGTAAGGTTCCGGTTGCAGTTTTGACTAATTCAACTCTCTTATATAACGATGAGGTAAAGAAAGAGCTATCCTTGGCGGATTTTGTAGTAGCTAAATTAGATGCTTTTTCTACGGAATCTTTACAAGAAATTAATAGGTCTGCTAAAGCAATAAAATTTAAGAGTATTTTAGAAGGGATAAGAGAATTTAAAAAAGGTTATCAGGGAAAGTTAGCTTTACAGATAATGTTTATAGAGCAGAATAAAAAACACGCAAGTGAAATTGCACGAATAGCAAGAGAGATTAATCCTGACGAAGTTCAAATAAACACGCCACTTAGACCATGTAGGGTAAATCCTTTGCCTAAACAAGAATTAGATAAAATAAAAACATACTTTGAAGGTTTAAATGTAGTATCTGTTTATGAAGCCGAAATTAAGAAGGTTAAGCCGGTAAGCAATAAAGATACACTAAAAAGAAGAGGTAAGGTTTAA
- the def gene encoding peptide deformylase, giving the protein MRKIDDIESLVIKKYPDKILRKNSIGVEEITDKETELFKKMLFTMKCFDGIGLAAPQIGISEKLIVAEVEEKTIKLANPEIIKVRGVDKMVEGCLSIPDFTVEIERSYEVIVKGLNEKGKNVQIEAEGLLARVLQHEIDHLHGKLIIDYS; this is encoded by the coding sequence ATGAGGAAAATTGATGATATAGAATCATTAGTAATAAAAAAGTATCCTGATAAAATCTTAAGAAAGAATTCTATTGGGGTGGAAGAGATTACCGATAAAGAAACGGAACTTTTCAAAAAAATGCTTTTTACCATGAAATGTTTTGATGGTATTGGGTTAGCTGCTCCACAGATTGGCATATCGGAAAAATTAATTGTTGCGGAAGTTGAAGAAAAAACTATAAAATTAGCCAATCCTGAAATTATCAAGGTAAGGGGAGTTGATAAAATGGTAGAGGGCTGTTTAAGTATACCGGATTTTACTGTTGAAATAGAAAGGTCATATGAAGTTATAGTAAAAGGACTAAATGAGAAAGGGAAAAATGTTCAGATAGAAGCCGAAGGACTTTTGGCAAGAGTATTGCAACATGAAATAGACCATCTTCATGGGAAATTAATTATTGATTATTCATAA
- the trxA gene encoding thioredoxin: protein MEIKITDVNFKQEVLESELPVLVDFYAEWCGPCQMLAPTIESIAKEYEGKIKVCKTNIDEASDTAAKYEVMSIPTLVVFDNGKIVGKSIGAVSETEIANMIKPYIKEGK, encoded by the coding sequence ATGGAAATTAAGATAACAGATGTAAATTTTAAACAAGAAGTATTGGAATCAGAATTGCCTGTTTTGGTGGATTTTTATGCTGAATGGTGTGGGCCGTGTCAGATGCTTGCGCCGACAATAGAATCAATAGCCAAAGAATACGAAGGCAAAATAAAAGTATGCAAAACCAATATAGATGAAGCCTCTGATACTGCTGCAAAATATGAAGTTATGAGTATACCAACTTTGGTAGTATTTGATAACGGTAAAATTGTAGGTAAAAGTATTGGAGCGGTTTCTGAAACAGAAATTGCAAACATGATTAAACCCTATATTAAAGAGGGAAAATGA
- a CDS encoding DnaJ domain-containing protein — protein MDKFEMIDKARKILGLGEETNREEIKGKYRELMKKYHPDKTSNNQEYLEKTKNINWAYKVITSYCDEYKFSFSRQEVERMNPDLKLNRQFGDDWLAKGNK, from the coding sequence TTGGATAAATTTGAGATGATTGATAAAGCTAGAAAAATATTAGGGTTAGGTGAAGAAACTAATAGAGAAGAGATTAAAGGAAAATATAGAGAATTAATGAAAAAATATCATCCTGATAAAACATCCAATAATCAAGAATATTTAGAGAAAACTAAAAATATAAATTGGGCTTATAAAGTAATTACGTCTTACTGCGATGAATATAAATTTTCTTTTAGTAGACAAGAGGTTGAAAGAATGAATCCTGATTTAAAATTAAACAGACAATTTGGAGACGATTGGTTAGCAAAGGGAAATAAATGA
- a CDS encoding DUF89 family protein has product MKTHLDCIPCFLKQTIESARITGADEKLQKKIIDEVCKIIPDFSFEASPPQMAVKIHKIIRELTSNKDPYKKIKQDSQKLALGMYPYLKEQVTKADDALSSAVKIAAIGNVIDLAVNDVATINRKLEDISNHEFAIFDYGQFTNALNNAKTILYLGDNAGETVFDRVLLEEMPKDKKTYYAVRGYPAINDALEEDAIEAGIDKYAEIISNGSDAPGTFLNSCSKEFSDIFLNADMIISKGQGNFESLYGSDYPVFFIFMIKCPPVAKELNAKIENLILKSGRE; this is encoded by the coding sequence ATGAAAACTCATTTGGATTGCATCCCCTGTTTTTTAAAACAGACAATTGAATCGGCGCGAATTACAGGTGCTGATGAGAAGTTGCAGAAGAAAATTATAGATGAAGTCTGTAAAATCATTCCGGATTTTTCTTTTGAGGCCTCTCCTCCGCAAATGGCTGTAAAGATTCATAAAATTATAAGAGAACTTACTTCTAACAAAGATCCATATAAAAAAATTAAGCAGGATTCACAAAAGTTGGCTCTTGGTATGTATCCGTATCTAAAAGAACAAGTTACCAAAGCGGATGATGCCCTTTCTTCTGCGGTTAAAATTGCTGCTATAGGAAATGTTATAGACCTTGCCGTAAATGATGTTGCAACAATAAACAGAAAATTAGAAGATATCTCAAATCATGAATTTGCGATTTTTGATTACGGGCAATTTACAAATGCTTTAAATAATGCAAAAACGATTCTTTATCTTGGAGATAATGCAGGTGAAACTGTTTTTGACAGGGTATTGCTTGAAGAAATGCCGAAAGATAAAAAAACATATTATGCAGTAAGAGGTTATCCTGCGATAAATGATGCATTAGAAGAGGATGCTATAGAGGCAGGGATAGATAAGTATGCGGAAATAATATCAAATGGTTCAGATGCTCCCGGAACTTTTTTAAATTCTTGTTCTAAGGAGTTTTCAGATATTTTTCTTAACGCAGATATGATAATAAGCAAAGGACAGGGCAATTTCGAGTCTTTATACGGTAGCGATTATCCGGTCTTTTTTATCTTTATGATTAAGTGTCCACCTGTAGCAAAAGAATTGAATGCTAAGATTGAAAATTTGATATTAAAGAGTGGAAGGGAATAA
- a CDS encoding FAD-dependent oxidoreductase, producing MRVQTTKGNYLTSVLIMASGSISKKLGIPGEEKFKGRGVSYCAICDGPLYKDKDVAVIGCGNSGLQEGEAILKYAKSVTFVEFLPNSMFLEGLVDMDKADYIKTDDDMKAKTDGIYAVGDVRSKKVRQIDVACGEATIAAISARDCINKLK from the coding sequence ATGAGAGTTCAAACAACAAAAGGAAATTACTTGACCTCCGTACTCATAATGGCTTCCGGGAGTATTTCTAAGAAATTAGGGATACCCGGTGAAGAGAAATTTAAAGGCAGGGGAGTATCTTATTGCGCAATCTGCGACGGTCCTCTTTATAAAGATAAGGATGTAGCTGTTATAGGTTGCGGCAATTCTGGATTACAAGAGGGAGAAGCGATTCTTAAATATGCGAAAAGTGTAACCTTTGTAGAATTTTTGCCTAATTCTATGTTTTTAGAGGGCCTTGTTGATATGGACAAAGCAGATTACATCAAGACAGATGATGATATGAAGGCAAAAACCGACGGCATCTATGCAGTAGGAGATGTGCGTTCAAAGAAAGTTCGCCAGATAGATGTTGCCTGCGGAGAGGCAACTATTGCAGCAATATCGGCGAGAGATTGTATAAATAAATTGAAGTAA